In Amaranthus tricolor cultivar Red isolate AtriRed21 chromosome 3, ASM2621246v1, whole genome shotgun sequence, a single window of DNA contains:
- the LOC130807753 gene encoding uncharacterized protein LOC130807753 isoform X1: MDVATTNSDTNPTNLPETPLIVRRRLNKKGLPMDDSDESSSVRITPHYEPIKAGDESSVSPIYPPEIMKTAPWEVSIAFFPNYLPRINPDLEGLLYVDMENLEGSAESSGRESAAPAPPPFYIPDGGPLNYFIDVQTKRDLDNRREAISQKWGLKDNINIITPGNYDTVRFPPPHCIAVYFPSFELGLRFPLHPFFREVLEFLDVSVPELYPNAWGCMVAFLILCKVLAVPPTLTAFRYIFRARLCNSQSYGCGWITFTHRRGLKIVQDLPDNQKGYRTKFAYLYNSEGWNIKTSFDIKPNLSGFNNGIPQCSFNDAVIIEYAKMDVQLGRKPMNVQLNWIPGRPELENENLLSAFGISLAIDRRIAKQNLRAKSPELMKKFSVLRLASGAIQRAEDKPLPLPPKDSATVEKGLEDVPSEQEALRLLEERKQVHIPDESERVVPPQTRGATKKSGKKKRKRDSSSHKEKSAKRPSVGAVPTARPLQIRPVEEETSPLQDSPRPSSDKGKEKMGESSAAPSSQYAEVYRRREVSPFRRDTPFPELGHEGLVVRFNRATSNLISKVDVDLLESMPPRDRVRQAQASAAEVITFKLSNMIIFCFRISLIIVPLQAFIRLAFELDANRQSAADQETMAALTSRCEELNEELTKLREDLPSLKEKLAKCSELKERLVRTEQWRERARKQLDQIVENLDAASTRSASISHEVGLLMDTHAKLVHQNQQLMQQVSADSSHFKMILSAAKVYKLCLTRKARIARDWLLSDEPEASKFLGDLTAEMVKAGTMISDEKYRLAAAELGMDFTSLQQTAEQKGSEALSNLAPVLDGESAVLVDTVWDAAEKRAWSEKINAEAEREALSLDLEQLALSSPPASDVPENLTLSNLEVLCLDLSNLIIDEGRNLQSLSRELSEIGVEPFNVEDYVSFTPSFEEGRIESPPPPGEDVEAFFDDV; the protein is encoded by the exons atgGATGTCGCGACTACTAACTCAGACACCaaccctactaacttgccggaaactcctttgatagtacgtaggcgtcttaataaaaagggtTTACCAATGGATGACTCGGATGAAAGTAGTTCAGTGAGAATTaccccccattatgaaccaataaaagctgGGGATGAGTCGTCCGTATCTcctatataccctccggagattatgaaaactgctccttgggaagtgagcattgctttctttccaaattacttgccgcgaataaatcctgacctagaagggttattgtatgtagatatggaaaaccttgaaggatcagccgagtcttcaGGAAGAGAGAGTGCGGCGCCAGctcctcctccattctacattccaGACGGCGGGCCTCTAAATTACTTTATTGACGTACAGACTAAGAGAGATCTAGACAACCGTCGGgaggccatctctcaaaaatggggtttaaaagataacataaatattattaccccggggaattatgacaccgttaggtttccccctCCACATTGTATAGCCGTATACTTCccttcttttgaattagggcttagatttcctcttcacccgttttttagagaggtgttagagtttttggACGTCtcagtgcccgagttatacccgaacgcctggggttgtatggtggcctttttgatcttgtgtaaagttttggccgtgccaccaacactcacagcttttagatatatattcagagcccgcctatgtaattcccaatcatacggctgtggctggattaCTTTCACCCACCGTcgaggactgaagatagtccaagacctccccgataaccagaaggggtataggacaAAATTCGCATACTTATACAACTCAGAGGGATGGAATATCAAGACCTCTTTTGATATAAAGCCCAATCTctcgggttttaataatgggatcccgcaatGTTCCTTTAACGATGCGGTGATCATAGAatatgcaaagatggacgttcaattgggaaggaaaccaatgaacgtccaacttaattggataccTGGTCGTCCTGAgctggagaatgagaacctcctctcagccTTCGGCAttagcttggctatcgatcgga GGATAGCCAAGCAAAATCTTCGAGCCAAGAGTCCTGAactaatgaagaaattcagTGTTCTGAGACTTGCTTCAGGGGCCATCCAGCGGGCCGAGGATAagcctcttccccttcctccAAAG gactcggcAACCGTGGAGAAGGGTCTGGAGGACGTGCCTTCGGAGCAAGAGGCTCTCCGACTTCTTGAAGAAAGAAAGCAGGTTCATATCCCCGATGAATCTGAGAGGGTGGTTCCTCCTCAGACGAGGGGTGCGACAaaaaagagtgggaagaagaagaggaagcgggATTCTTCTTCCCACAAGGAGAAGTCGGCAAAGAGGCCCTCCGTGGGCGCGGTCCCTACCGCCCGGCCCCTCCAAATAAGGCCAGTTGAAGAGGAGACCTCGCCCCTTCAAGACTCTCCACGGCCATCTTCAGATAAAGGGAAGGAGAAAATGGGGGAATCTTCCGCGGCTCCCTCCTCTCAGTATGCCGAGGTTTACCGTCGTCGGGAGGTTTCCCCTTTTCGACGCGACACACCCTTTCCGGAGCTGGGGCATGAGGGCTTAGTAGTCCGCTTTaacagggcgacgtccaacTTAATCAGCAAAGTGGACGTCGACCTTTTAGAATCTATGCCCCCCCGTGATAGGGTGCGTCAAGCACAAGCTTCGGCGGCGGAGGTAATAACTTTTAAACTCAgtaatatgattattttttgctTCCGGATTTCTTTAATAATCGTTCCTTTGCAGGCGTTCATACGGTTGGCCTTTGAGCTCGACGCCAACCGTCAAAGTGCCGCGGACCAGGAAACCATGGCCGCCCTTACCTCCCGCTGCGAAGAGCTGAACGAAGAATTAACAAAACTGCGGGAGGACCTGCCGAGCCTCAAAGAAAAACTGGCCAAGTGCTCTGAGCTGAAAGAACGCTTGGTCAGAACCGAACAATGGCGGGAAAGGGCGAGGAAGCAGCTGGATCAGATCGTTGAGAACTTGGATGCTGCTTCCACCAGGTCCGCGAGCATCAGCCATGAGGTCGGCTTGCTGATGGATACTCATGCCAAgctcgttcatcagaaccagcaacTAATGCAGCAAGTGTCGGCCGATTCTTCCCACTTCAAAATGATTCTATCCGCGGCTAAAGTATACAAATTGTGCCTAACCAGGAAGGCCCGGATAGCTCGAGATTGGCTTCTctcggatgagccggaagcgTCGAAGTTTCTCGGAGATCTGACGGCCGAGATGGTGAAGGCCGGAACCATGATTAGTGACGAGAAGTATCGTCTGGCTGCCGCAGAGTTGGGCATGGATTTTACTTCCCTTCAGCAAACTGCTGAACAAAAGGGGAGTGAAGCTTTGTCCAACCTTGCTCCTGTCTTGGACggggagtcggcggtactggtcGACACGGTCTGGGACGCGGCCGAAAAGAGGGCCTGGTCTGAAAAGATAAATGCCGAGGCTGAGAGGGAGGCTTTAAGTCTCGACTTGGAGCAGCTGGCTCTCTCTTCTCCTCCGGCGTCAGATGTCCCAGAGAACTTGACGCTCTCCAACCTGGAGGTTCTATGCCTTGATCTATCGAATCTCATTATTGACGAAGGCCGGAACCTCCAGAGCTTGTCCCGGGAGTTGTCTGAGATCGGGGTGGAGCCGTTCAATGTTGAAGATTATGTCAGCTTCACCCCGAGTTTTGAAGAGGGAAGGATCGAATCTCCTCCGCCGCCGGGTGAAGATGTCGAGGCCTTTTTTGACGATGTATAA
- the LOC130807753 gene encoding uncharacterized protein LOC130807753 isoform X2: MDVATTNSDTNPTNLPETPLIVRRRLNKKGLPMDDSDESSSVRITPHYEPIKAGDESSVSPIYPPEIMKTAPWEVSIAFFPNYLPRINPDLEGLLYVDMENLEGSAESSGRESAAPAPPPFYIPDGGPLNYFIDVQTKRDLDNRREAISQKWGLKDNINIITPGNYDTVRFPPPHCIAVYFPSFELGLRFPLHPFFREVLEFLDVSVPELYPNAWGCMVAFLILCKVLAVPPTLTAFRYIFRARLCNSQSYGCGWITFTHRRGLKIVQDLPDNQKGYRTKFAYLYNSEGWNIKTSFDIKPNLSGFNNGIPQCSFNDAVIIEYAKMDVQLGRKPMNVQLNWIPGRPELENENLLSAFGISLAIDRRIAKQNLRAKSPELMKKFSVLRLASGAIQRAEDKPLPLPPKDSATVEKGLEDVPSEQEALRLLEERKQVHIPDESERVVPPQTRGATKKSGKKKRKRDSSSHKEKSAKRPSVGAVPTARPLQIRPVEEETSPLQDSPRPSSDKGKEKMGESSAAPSSQYAEVYRRREVSPFRRDTPFPELGHEGLVVRFNRATSNLISKVDVDLLESMPPRDRVRQAQASAAEAFIRLAFELDANRQSAADQETMAALTSRCEELNEELTKLREDLPSLKEKLAKCSELKERLVRTEQWRERARKQLDQIVENLDAASTRSASISHEVGLLMDTHAKLVHQNQQLMQQVSADSSHFKMILSAAKVYKLCLTRKARIARDWLLSDEPEASKFLGDLTAEMVKAGTMISDEKYRLAAAELGMDFTSLQQTAEQKGSEALSNLAPVLDGESAVLVDTVWDAAEKRAWSEKINAEAEREALSLDLEQLALSSPPASDVPENLTLSNLEVLCLDLSNLIIDEGRNLQSLSRELSEIGVEPFNVEDYVSFTPSFEEGRIESPPPPGEDVEAFFDDV; encoded by the exons atgGATGTCGCGACTACTAACTCAGACACCaaccctactaacttgccggaaactcctttgatagtacgtaggcgtcttaataaaaagggtTTACCAATGGATGACTCGGATGAAAGTAGTTCAGTGAGAATTaccccccattatgaaccaataaaagctgGGGATGAGTCGTCCGTATCTcctatataccctccggagattatgaaaactgctccttgggaagtgagcattgctttctttccaaattacttgccgcgaataaatcctgacctagaagggttattgtatgtagatatggaaaaccttgaaggatcagccgagtcttcaGGAAGAGAGAGTGCGGCGCCAGctcctcctccattctacattccaGACGGCGGGCCTCTAAATTACTTTATTGACGTACAGACTAAGAGAGATCTAGACAACCGTCGGgaggccatctctcaaaaatggggtttaaaagataacataaatattattaccccggggaattatgacaccgttaggtttccccctCCACATTGTATAGCCGTATACTTCccttcttttgaattagggcttagatttcctcttcacccgttttttagagaggtgttagagtttttggACGTCtcagtgcccgagttatacccgaacgcctggggttgtatggtggcctttttgatcttgtgtaaagttttggccgtgccaccaacactcacagcttttagatatatattcagagcccgcctatgtaattcccaatcatacggctgtggctggattaCTTTCACCCACCGTcgaggactgaagatagtccaagacctccccgataaccagaaggggtataggacaAAATTCGCATACTTATACAACTCAGAGGGATGGAATATCAAGACCTCTTTTGATATAAAGCCCAATCTctcgggttttaataatgggatcccgcaatGTTCCTTTAACGATGCGGTGATCATAGAatatgcaaagatggacgttcaattgggaaggaaaccaatgaacgtccaacttaattggataccTGGTCGTCCTGAgctggagaatgagaacctcctctcagccTTCGGCAttagcttggctatcgatcgga GGATAGCCAAGCAAAATCTTCGAGCCAAGAGTCCTGAactaatgaagaaattcagTGTTCTGAGACTTGCTTCAGGGGCCATCCAGCGGGCCGAGGATAagcctcttccccttcctccAAAG gactcggcAACCGTGGAGAAGGGTCTGGAGGACGTGCCTTCGGAGCAAGAGGCTCTCCGACTTCTTGAAGAAAGAAAGCAGGTTCATATCCCCGATGAATCTGAGAGGGTGGTTCCTCCTCAGACGAGGGGTGCGACAaaaaagagtgggaagaagaagaggaagcgggATTCTTCTTCCCACAAGGAGAAGTCGGCAAAGAGGCCCTCCGTGGGCGCGGTCCCTACCGCCCGGCCCCTCCAAATAAGGCCAGTTGAAGAGGAGACCTCGCCCCTTCAAGACTCTCCACGGCCATCTTCAGATAAAGGGAAGGAGAAAATGGGGGAATCTTCCGCGGCTCCCTCCTCTCAGTATGCCGAGGTTTACCGTCGTCGGGAGGTTTCCCCTTTTCGACGCGACACACCCTTTCCGGAGCTGGGGCATGAGGGCTTAGTAGTCCGCTTTaacagggcgacgtccaacTTAATCAGCAAAGTGGACGTCGACCTTTTAGAATCTATGCCCCCCCGTGATAGGGTGCGTCAAGCACAAGCTTCGGCGGCGGAG GCGTTCATACGGTTGGCCTTTGAGCTCGACGCCAACCGTCAAAGTGCCGCGGACCAGGAAACCATGGCCGCCCTTACCTCCCGCTGCGAAGAGCTGAACGAAGAATTAACAAAACTGCGGGAGGACCTGCCGAGCCTCAAAGAAAAACTGGCCAAGTGCTCTGAGCTGAAAGAACGCTTGGTCAGAACCGAACAATGGCGGGAAAGGGCGAGGAAGCAGCTGGATCAGATCGTTGAGAACTTGGATGCTGCTTCCACCAGGTCCGCGAGCATCAGCCATGAGGTCGGCTTGCTGATGGATACTCATGCCAAgctcgttcatcagaaccagcaacTAATGCAGCAAGTGTCGGCCGATTCTTCCCACTTCAAAATGATTCTATCCGCGGCTAAAGTATACAAATTGTGCCTAACCAGGAAGGCCCGGATAGCTCGAGATTGGCTTCTctcggatgagccggaagcgTCGAAGTTTCTCGGAGATCTGACGGCCGAGATGGTGAAGGCCGGAACCATGATTAGTGACGAGAAGTATCGTCTGGCTGCCGCAGAGTTGGGCATGGATTTTACTTCCCTTCAGCAAACTGCTGAACAAAAGGGGAGTGAAGCTTTGTCCAACCTTGCTCCTGTCTTGGACggggagtcggcggtactggtcGACACGGTCTGGGACGCGGCCGAAAAGAGGGCCTGGTCTGAAAAGATAAATGCCGAGGCTGAGAGGGAGGCTTTAAGTCTCGACTTGGAGCAGCTGGCTCTCTCTTCTCCTCCGGCGTCAGATGTCCCAGAGAACTTGACGCTCTCCAACCTGGAGGTTCTATGCCTTGATCTATCGAATCTCATTATTGACGAAGGCCGGAACCTCCAGAGCTTGTCCCGGGAGTTGTCTGAGATCGGGGTGGAGCCGTTCAATGTTGAAGATTATGTCAGCTTCACCCCGAGTTTTGAAGAGGGAAGGATCGAATCTCCTCCGCCGCCGGGTGAAGATGTCGAGGCCTTTTTTGACGATGTATAA